The proteins below are encoded in one region of Pangasianodon hypophthalmus isolate fPanHyp1 chromosome 6, fPanHyp1.pri, whole genome shotgun sequence:
- the LOC117597537 gene encoding fibronectin type III and SPRY domain-containing protein 2, whose amino-acid sequence MDLYEMRGRLQVIAEETTASEEEEENEEEDEDEFVMVRNRKLISDPTGPPDAWCRDCSVPTHSNPREHTHTQHGVVTLSTAAQEIKSELGKRSSSLAGKITEMDSFIGNLEEIFITVEENFGRQEQNLEQHYNDVLQSLSQRFRENSAALQDEKKLKLEALYGQLLSCGDALTASKELIEHAQELHRCDDKYTFLQTVMPIIKRMEDFSKEEVELKVGVSKDFAPPPSDLTEVKHMMDSINVVPAPSAPVMNPQLVNSAMPSSLRVCWSLFSDDTVDFYELYSRQISEDIATETMQDASVLRVKETHCVVKDLRPNSQYEFWVTATNTTGISPASEKAVYMTVPSPPVIRERECVSCLEAALIRWDSGNTNPVESYTLELCEDGETDNAVTESIVAIPTCECVVQLKPWKRYIITVRAVNIGGASEKSRPIGISTTGTFFHLLKETAHPSLCVLDDGFTIVYPDEDLPLSDMVFSDTTFNSCVAVLGDLIPVRGRHYWEIEVDDWTEYRVGVAYEDTQRSSYLGANATSWCMRHIRTPSRHKYEFLHNGWSADVRITVQPLRVGVFLDYDSGTLSFYNTHLQQHLHTFRCCFTHNVMPCFALDKPGTLRIHTGVHTPSYITHTHT is encoded by the exons ATGGATCTGTATGAGATGAGGGGTCGACTGCAGGTCATCGCCGAGGAAACCACAGcgagtgaggaagaggaggagaatgaagaggaagatgaagatgagTTTGTGatggtgagaaacaggaagttgaTCTCTGACCCCACTGGCCCCCCTGATGCCTGGTGTAGAGACTGCAGCGTCCCGACACACTCGAACccgagagaacacacacacacacagcacggaGTCGTCACTCTCAGCACCGCCGCTCAGGAgatcaag agtgagCTTGGTAAGCGCAGCAGCAGTTTAGCAGGGAAGATCACAGAGATGGACAGCTTCATCGGCAACCTGGAGGAGATCTTCATCACTGTGGAG gagAATTTCGGGCGTCAGGAGCAGAATCTGGAGCAGCACTATAACGACGTGCTGCAGTCTCTGTCTCAGCGTTTCAGAGAGAACAGCGCCGCCCTGCAGGACGAGAAGAAACTGAAACTGGAGGCTCTTTACGGGCAGCTGCTGAGCTGCGGAGACGCGCTGACGGCGAGTAAAGAGCTGATCGAACATGCGCAAGAACTGCACCGCTGCGATGACAAATACACCTTCCtacag ACCGTAATGCCCATCATTAAGAg GATGGAGGACTTTTCAAAGGAGGAGGTGGAGCTTAAGGTGGGCGTGTCTAAGGACTTTGCTCCACCCCCTTCAGACCTGACTGAGGTGAAACACATGATGGACTCCATTAATGTTGTACCAG ctcccTCGGCCCCGGTTATGAACCCTCAGTTGGTGAACTCCGCCATGCCCTCTTCTCTGCGCGTGTGTTGGAGTCTGTTCTCCGACGATACGGTGGATTTCTACGAACTTTACTCCCGCCAGATCTCTGAGGACATCGCCACGGAAACCATGCAGGATG catCTGTGTTGAGAGTAAAGGAGACTCACTGTGTGGTAAAGGACCTTCGTCCTAATTCTCAGTATGAATTTTGGGTCACAGCGACAAACACAACAGGAATCAGTCCAGCCAGTGAGAAGGCCGTGTACATGACcg tccccTCTCCTCCTGTGATTAGAGAGCGCGAGTGTGTGAGCTGTCTGGAGGCGGCGCTGATCCGCTGGGACTCTGGAAACACAAACCCAGTGGAGTCGTACACACTCGAGTTGTGTGAGGATGGAGAGACGGACAACGCAGTGAcgga gtcGATCGTGGCGATCCCcacctgtgagtgtgtggtgcaGCTGAAGCCGTGGAAACGTTACATCATTACTGTCCGAGCTGTGAACATCGGCGGTGCCAGTGAAAAGAGTCGACCAATCGGGATCTCCACTACAG ggactTTTTTTCACCTGCTGAAGGAGACGGCTCACCCGAGTCTGTGCGTGTTGGATGACGGTTTCACCATCGTTTACCCGGACGAGGATCTTCCTCTGAGTGACATGGTGTTCAGCGACACCACCTTCAACAg ttgtgtagctGTGCTCGGTGACCTCATTCCTGTACGGGGGCGTCACTATTGGGAGATAGAAGTCGATGACTGGACAGAGTAtagagtgggcgtggcctacgAGGACACACAACGCAGCTCTTATCTTGGTGCTAATGCTACATCCTGGTGCATGAGACACATTCGCACACcttccag ACACAAGTACGAGTTCCTGCATAACGGCTGGAGTGCGGACGTGCGCATCACGGTGCAGCCGCTGCGTGTCGGCGTGTTTCTGGATTACGACAGCGGCACACTCTCCTTCtacaacacacacctgcagcagcACTTACACACCTTCAGGTGCTGCTTCACACACAACGTCATGCCCTGCTTCGCCCTGGATAAACCCGGAACACTGAGGATACACACCGGGGTTCATACACCatcatacatcacacacacgcacacataa